One Camelina sativa cultivar DH55 chromosome 3, Cs, whole genome shotgun sequence genomic window carries:
- the LOC104775800 gene encoding ubiquitin domain-containing protein 2, which produces MGCSSSRTIAEGKKEKIRRPKTWKHPQPISRAELTQMREEFWDTAPHYGGKKEIWDALRAAAEEEDLSLAQTIIESAGVIVQNTDLTICYDEKGSKYELPKYVLRDPSNLIRTK; this is translated from the exons atggGTTGTTCTAGCTCGAGAACCATTGCAGAGG ggaaaaaggaaaagattcGAAGACCAAAAACATGGAAACATCCTCAACCGATATCAAGAGCTGAGCTCACGCAGATGCGAGAGGAGTTCTGGGACACAGCTCCTCACTATGGAGGCAAAAAAG AGATATGGGATGCGTTACGAGCTGCAGCAGAAGAGGAAGATTTATCGCTTGCGCAAACCATAATTGAGAGTGCCGGTGTGATTGTTCAGAACACTGACCTCACCATTTGTTACGACGAGaaag GTTCCAAGTACGAACTGCCTAAATACGTTCTCAGGGATCCTTCAAACTTGATCCGAACCAAATAG